A region of Vigna radiata var. radiata cultivar VC1973A chromosome 10, Vradiata_ver6, whole genome shotgun sequence DNA encodes the following proteins:
- the LOC106775527 gene encoding nudix hydrolase 15, mitochondrial, whose amino-acid sequence MDCSNSNGGSKRLLDLAQRLRLYKPPIFPEDILDDIMEDKVVSEVSYSESTTSMAQNTEKFRYKRAAVLICIFEGDAGDLRVVLTKRSSMLSTYSGEVALPGGKAEEGDKDDKDTAKREAMEEIGLDPELVDVVTVLEPFFSKYLMRVVPVIGILHDKKAFKAVLNPAEVEAVFDAPLEMFLKDENRSEEKMEWKGENYLIHLFDYEMEHKKYLIWGLTAGILIRAASVVYQRPPAFMEHNPKFKLPQLI is encoded by the exons ATGGATTGTTCAAACTCCAATGGAGGATCAAAGAGGCTTCTGGACTTGGCGCAAAGGCTCCGCCTTTACAAGCCCCCAATATTCCCTGAAGACATCTTGGATGACATCATGGAAGACAAGGTTGTCTCAGAAGTGAGTTACTCAGAATCAACCACCTCAATGGCtcaaaacacagaaaaattCAGATACAAGAGAGCTGCTGTTTTGATCTGCATCTTTGAAGGAGATGCTGGGGATCTCAGAGTGGTACTCACCAAGCGCTCTTCCATGCTCTCCACTTACTCGG gtgaagtGGCCTTGCCCGGTGGGAAAGCGGAGGAGGGGGACAAGGACGATAAGGACACGGCAAAGAGAGAGGCAATGGAGGAAATTGGGTTGGACCCTGAACTTGTCGATGTCGTTACTGTTCTTGAACCATTTTTCTCTAAG tACCTAATGAGAGTGGTTCCTGTGATTGGCATTCTTCATGACAAAAAGGCATTCAAAGCTGTTCTGAATCCTGCTGAAGTAGAAGCTGTATTTGATGCACCTTTAGAAATGTTTCTGAAGGATGAAAATAGGAGTGAGGAGAAGATGGAATGGAAAGGAGAGAATTATCTGATACATTTGTTTGACTACGAAATGGAGCATAAAAAATATCTGATATGGGGTTTAACTGCTGGGATCTTGATAAGGGCAGCATCAGTTGTGTACCAACGACCACCAGCTTTCATGGAGCACAATCCTAAATTCAAGCTTCCTCAACTCATTTAA
- the LOC106774957 gene encoding RING-H2 finger protein ATL5-like gives MGSKDKHDDDESLSTGLKVMLAAAISLFAVISIIIIVHFSVKYFIRRQQRRRQNELLHQITTQIAPIDVSSVEPRNPGLQTSIIASLPKVLYNQTEQFKQGEVIECSVCLATVMEDAMTRVLPNCKHIFHVGCVDKWFNSNTTCPICRTVVDPKVSPEEEHVQPTAPPVVGLRIGSFHRMVSNSYDESTIDIARH, from the coding sequence ATGGGTTCCAAAGACAAGCATGACGACGACGAATCGCTTAGTACAGGCCTAAAGGTGATGCTAGCAGCAGCTATCTCTTTATTTGCTGTGATTTCAATAATCATCATCGTCCATTTTAGTGTCAAATATTTCATCAGACGGCAACAAAGGAGACGCCAAAACGAGCTTCTTCACCAGATCACCACTCAGATTGCACCGATTGATGTGAGTTCTGTGGAGCCACGGAACCCTGGACTTCAAACTTCCATCATAGCATCTCTGCCTAAAGTTTTGTACAACCAAACGGAACAGTTCAAGCAAGGTGAAGTGATAGAGTGTTCGGTTTGCCTGGCCACCGTTATGGAGGATGCAATGACTAGAGTGCTACCAAATTGTAAGCACATTTTTCATGTTGGTTGTGTTGATAAATGGTTTAATTCTAACACCACGTGCCCAATTTGCCGCACTGTGGTTGACCCGAAGGTGTCACCGGAAGAAGAACATGTCCAACCCACAGCACCACCTGTTGTGGGTTTGAGAATAGGATCTTTCCATAGGATGGTTAGTAACAGTTATGATGAATCTACTATAGATATAGCAAGACACTGA
- the LOC106775385 gene encoding nudix hydrolase 15, mitochondrial isoform X2: MSSKRASSRLQALINHIQCSYSAPTNPDTLDKPIVLKKRAAVLICVFEGGDGSLRVILTKRSSSLSTHSGEVALPGGKREEGDADDVQTALREAKEEIGLDPSLVSVITVLQPWHTRYGVTIVPVLGVLSDKDAFSPILNSAEVEEIFDVPLEMFLKNDNRRAEEREWMEEKYLLHYFDYEVGNKKYVIWAITASILIGTATLLLQRFPDFLEQRPTIWGGMTEGDKLMLQNISNSK, translated from the exons ATGAGTTCAAAGAGAGCTTCATCGAGATTACAGGCTTTGATCAATCACATCCAATGTTCGTATTCAGCGCCGACGAACCCCGACACTTTGGATAAACCCATCGTTTTGAAGAAGAGAGCGGCGGTTCTGATATGTGTCTTCGAAGGCGGCGATGGAAGTCTGCGAGTAATCCTCACCAAACGCTCTTCCTCTCTCTCAACCCACTCCG GTGAAGTGGCTTTGCCAGGTGGCAAGAGGGAAGAAGGTGATGCTGACGATGTACAAACAGCGTTAAGAGAGGCCAAAGAGGAAATTGGCTTGGACCCTTCTCTCGTTTCTGTCATTACTGTTCTCCAACCCTGGCATACAAGG TATGGTGTAACCATAGTACCTGTGCTTGGAGTACTGTCCGACAAGGATGCATTTTCACCAATTTTAAATTCAGCTGAAGTAGAAGAAATATTTGATGTTCCATTGGAGATGTTCCTCAAG AATGATAACAGAAGAGCTGAGGAAAGAGAATGGATGGAGGAGAAGTAtcttttgcattattttgaTTATGAGGTTGGGAACAAGAAGTATGTGATATGGGCTATAACTGCTTCAATCTTAATTGGAACGGCTACTCTTTTACTTCAGCGGTTTCCTGATTTTCTAGAACAGAGGCCTACAATATGGGGAGGGATGACTGAAGGTGACAAGCTCATGCTGCAGAATATTTCTAATTCCAAATAA
- the LOC106775096 gene encoding protein IQ-DOMAIN 1 isoform X2, whose amino-acid sequence MGSGYWFKTIISLRKSKQGRSKKAKGILAQEKLNASKSNNYTGKESSDLANGIKSENLVSPGVSVETIAATRIQTAFRAYKARKALRRVKGFSKLKILTEGFSVKKQASTAITYLHSWSKIQAEIRDRRICMVTEDRIRRKKLESQLKLEAKLHDLEVEWSGGSATMEEILGKIHQREEAAVKRERAMAYAFSHQWRANSSQSQLLGSYELSKANWGWSWKERWVAARPWESRISGLSVTPEKTHHKQPSKVQKDKNTPPKTPVPVKPSLAIAKGTPPSSNAKGNSKARRLSYPPTAEKTVVQEVQ is encoded by the exons ATGGGTTCAGGCTATTGGTTTAAGACAATAATTAGCTTAAGAAAATCAAAACAAGGCAGATCAAAGAAAGCAAAG GGTATCTTAGCTCAAGAGAAACTAAATGCATCAAAGTCAAACAATTATACCGGGAAAGAGTCTAGTGATTTAGCAAATGGTATTAAAAGTGAAAACCTTGTCTCACCTGGGGTGTCAGTTGAAACTATTGCTGCAACAAGGATCCAGACTGCATTCCGAGCTTATAAG GCTAGAAAGGCTTTACGGCGCGTGAAAGGATTTTCAAAACTGAAGATCTTAACAGAGGGTTTCTCTGTTAAAAAGCAAGCCAGTACAGCTATAACATACCTTCACTCATGGAGCAAGATTCAAGCCGAGATCAGAGATCGTCGAATATGTATGGTAACAGAAGACAGGATCAGGAGGAAGAAACTAGAGTCTCAACTAAAACTGGAAGCAAAGCTTCATGATCTGGAG GTTGAATGGTCTGGTGGTTCTGCAACCATGGAGGAAATCCTTGGAAAGATACATCAGAGGGAAGAAGCGGCAGTTAAACGCGAAAGAGCCATGGCATATGCCTTTTCCCATCAG TGGAGGGCCAACTCTAGTCAGAGCCAACTGCTAGGTAGTTATGAACTTAGCAAGGCTAATTGGGGTTGGAGCTGGAAGGAACGGTGGGTTGCTGCTCGGCCTTGGGAAAGCCGCATCTCTGGCTTATCTGTCACCCCAGAGAAAACTCACCATAAGCAGCCAAGTAAGGTTCAGAAGGATAAGAACACACCACCAAAAACTCCTGTACCAGTTAAACCTTCTTTAGCCATTGCAAAAGGGACTCCTCCTTCTTCCAATGCAAAAGGCAATTCAAAAGCTAGGAGATTGTCTTATCCACCGACTGCCGAGAAAACTGTGGTTCAAGAAGTGCAATGA
- the LOC106774959 gene encoding uncharacterized protein LOC106774959 has translation MDNIDPRELIRELQTQLEEQTQIIRQQQEAHQKLAEEIVQLKEKHTEMTEDNNHTGGHNDGHKDGHNDGHNSGRNDGHHDDNPNGRPPPSPELLPFTQAVMQAPMPDRPPPQIEKFDGTTDPEHHLRNFVDSMAFYSKSDPVKCRAFSLSLKGEALEWYYTLPPNSIDSFRTVTILFKKQYVANRREMMFAAELVNLKQGRDEPLRTFMRRYSEAARRVKGVTHEFIISNLPNCLKPGYVSESLYAELPNTMEELQEKMTKFIKMEDQRHFREKVDAPITEAKREDQQARDKGRNRKPPRGDPPVPLGPRYDHYARLTVPREKVFEKALQTNLITVRKRHSPRGADESKTCRFHDNRGHSTEGCQGLKDEIERLIRAGYLREFVKAEASQRGRLPKKTRRSPEPPRQKTERSRESSRSRSRKRDTTPRGRIDTILGGFSGGGASSSARKRHLRNLRSVHSLTQNPLSMPNITFTDRDFHTADPKQDDPMVITARIAQYDVSKVLIDQGSSVNILYWTTFQKMELTEDAITPFHEQIVGFAGERVDTRGYLDLRTRLGTGGKAKELRVRFLLVEANTSYNALLGRPCLNAFGAIVSTPHLVMKFPSESGAICTIRADQKIVLFYSVL, from the coding sequence ATGGACAATATCGATCCCAGAGAACTCATAAGGGAACTCCAAACTCAACTGGAGGAACAGACCCAGATTATTCGTCAGCAACAGGAGGCACACCAGAAATTAGCTGAAGAAATTGTACAACTCAAAGAAAAGCATACGGAGATGACAGAGGACAACAACCATACTGGCGGCCACAACGATGGCCACAAGGACGGCCACAACGATGGCCATAACAGCGGCCGTAACGATGGTCACCATGATGACAACCCCAACGGTCGCCCTCCTCCCTCGCCAGAACTGTTACCCTTCACACAGGCCGTCATGCAGGCCCCGATGCCCGATCGGCCTCCTCCTCAGATAGAGAAGTTCGACGGAACCACAGACCCCGAACACCATCTCCGGAATTTCGTCGACTCCATGGCCTTCTACTCCAAAAGTGATCCGGTCAAGTGTAGAGCTTTCTCCCTGTCCCTAAAAGGCGAAGCTCTAGAATGGTATTACACTCTTCCTCCCAATTCTATTGACAGTTTTCGTACTGTCACCATTCTATTTAAAAAGCAATATGTGGCCAACCGGAGGGAGATGATGTTTGCCGCCGAACTCGTCAATCTCAAACAAGGGAGAGACGAACCCTTAAGAACGTTCATGCGCAGGTATTCTGAGGCGGCAAGGAGGGTGAAAGGGGTCACCCATGAATTCATCATCAGCAATCTGCCCAACTGTCTAAAACCGGGATACGTTTCGGAAAGCCTATATGCTGAATTACCGAACACGATGGAGGAATTACAGGAAAAGATGACCAAGTTCATCAAGATGGAAGATCAGAGACACTTCCGCGAAAAGGTTGATGCCCCCATAACTGAAGCTAAACGCGAGGACCAACAAGCGCGGGACAAGGGTCGTAATCGAAAGCCTCCACGAGGAGACCCTCCAGTACCGCTCGGTCCCCGCTACGACCACTACGCGCGCCTCACTGTCCCGAGGGAGAAAGTGTTCGAAAAAGCCCTCCAAACCAACCTGATCACCGTTCGCAAACGACACTCGCCCAGGGGTGCGGACGAATCTAAAACTTGTCGGTTTCATGACAACCGAGGGCATTCCACAGAAGGCTGTCAGGGCCTTAAGGACGAGATCGAAAGATTAATCCGCGCCGGATATCTGCGGGAGTTTGTCAAAGCAGAAGCGAGTCAACGAGGACGTTTGCCCAAAAAGACACGAAGAAGCCCGGAACCTCCACGCCAAAAGACCGAACGCTCCCGCGAGAGCTCAAGAAGCAGATCTAGAAAACGAGATACGACCCCGAGGGGCCGAATTGACACCATCTTAGGTGGTTTTTCCGGGGGCGGAGCCTCATCCTCGGCCCGCAAAAGACACTTGCGGAACCTGCGAAGCGTCCACTCGCTAACTCAAAATCCCTTATCAATGCCAAATATCACCTTTACCGATAGGGATTTTCATACCGCGGACCCGAAACAGGATGATCCTATGGTCATTACTGCCCGGATAGCGCAATATGATGTGAGCAAAGTTTTGATAGATCAAGGAAGTTCAGTCAACATCCTATACTGGACAACTTTCCAGAAGATGGAGCTGACAGAGGATGCGATAACACCCTTTCATGAACAAATCGTCGGATTCGCAGGTGAACGTGTGGACACCCGGGGATACCTCGACTTGAGGACCCGATTGGGCACCGGTGGCAAGGCCAAAGAACTCCGTGTACGCTTCTTGCTGGTGGAAGCAAACACCTCATATAACGCTCTTTTGGGGCGTCCCTGCCTAAACGCTTTTGGGGCAATCGTGTCGACTCCCCATTTGGTAATGAAATTCCCGTCGGAGAGCGGGGCCATATGCACCATTCGTGCAGATCAGAAAATCGTATtgttttattctgttttataa
- the LOC106775385 gene encoding nudix hydrolase 15, mitochondrial isoform X1, producing MSSKRASSRLQALINHIQCSYSAPTNPDTLDKPIVLKKRAAVLICVFEGGDGSLRVILTKRSSSLSTHSAGEVALPGGKREEGDADDVQTALREAKEEIGLDPSLVSVITVLQPWHTRYGVTIVPVLGVLSDKDAFSPILNSAEVEEIFDVPLEMFLKNDNRRAEEREWMEEKYLLHYFDYEVGNKKYVIWAITASILIGTATLLLQRFPDFLEQRPTIWGGMTEGDKLMLQNISNSK from the exons ATGAGTTCAAAGAGAGCTTCATCGAGATTACAGGCTTTGATCAATCACATCCAATGTTCGTATTCAGCGCCGACGAACCCCGACACTTTGGATAAACCCATCGTTTTGAAGAAGAGAGCGGCGGTTCTGATATGTGTCTTCGAAGGCGGCGATGGAAGTCTGCGAGTAATCCTCACCAAACGCTCTTCCTCTCTCTCAACCCACTCCG CAGGTGAAGTGGCTTTGCCAGGTGGCAAGAGGGAAGAAGGTGATGCTGACGATGTACAAACAGCGTTAAGAGAGGCCAAAGAGGAAATTGGCTTGGACCCTTCTCTCGTTTCTGTCATTACTGTTCTCCAACCCTGGCATACAAGG TATGGTGTAACCATAGTACCTGTGCTTGGAGTACTGTCCGACAAGGATGCATTTTCACCAATTTTAAATTCAGCTGAAGTAGAAGAAATATTTGATGTTCCATTGGAGATGTTCCTCAAG AATGATAACAGAAGAGCTGAGGAAAGAGAATGGATGGAGGAGAAGTAtcttttgcattattttgaTTATGAGGTTGGGAACAAGAAGTATGTGATATGGGCTATAACTGCTTCAATCTTAATTGGAACGGCTACTCTTTTACTTCAGCGGTTTCCTGATTTTCTAGAACAGAGGCCTACAATATGGGGAGGGATGACTGAAGGTGACAAGCTCATGCTGCAGAATATTTCTAATTCCAAATAA
- the LOC106774577 gene encoding GDSL esterase/lipase At5g45920 has protein sequence MTRPKIYLFGDSITEDSFSPGGWGASLAHHFARTADVVLRGYSGYNTRWALKVLERVFPVSKVGDGGTVTAPVAVTVFFGANDACLPDRCSAFQHVPLHEYKQNLHSIVSFFKKRWPTTLVLLITPPPIDEELRCRHPYVENPQGLSERTNEAAGEYARACIAVAGECGIPVVDLWNKMQHRKKDYLSDGLHLTESGNEVVFEEVIKKLRDEGLSQESIPVDLPLIADIDPNDPLKAFLE, from the exons ATGACAAGGCCAAAGATTTACCTCTTTGGTGATTCAATCACCGAAGACTCTTTCTCACCAGGTGGATGGGGTGCTTCTCTCGCCCACCATTTCGCTCGCACG GCTGATGTGGTGCTGAGAGGTTACAGCGGCTACAACACGCGCTGGGCGTTGAAGGTGTTGGAGAGGGTTTTCCCGGTGTCAAAGGTCGGTGACGGTGGAACAGTAACAGCGCCGGTTGCTGTGACAGTTTTCTTTGGGGCCAACGACGCTTGCCTTCCTGATAGATGTTCTGCTTTTCAGCACGTACCTCTCCATGAATACAAGCAGAACCTTCACTCCATTGTTTCCTTCTTCAAG AAGCGGTGGCCCACAACTTTGGTGCTCCTCATAACTCCGCCTCCAATTGATGAGGAATTACGTTGTAG ACATCCGTATGTAGAAAATCCACAGGGTCTTTCTGAAAGGACAAATGAAGCAGCTGGTGAGTATGCTAGAGCATGCATTGCGGTGGCTGGAGAATGTGGAATACCTGTGGTTGATCTCTGGAACAAAATGCAACACCGGAAAAAAGATTATCTAAG TGATGGTTTGCATCTGACCGAAAGTGGCAATGAAGTTGTTTTTGAGGAAGTAATAAAAAAGCTGAGAGACGAAGGGTTGAGTCAGGAATCTATACCAGTTGATCTCCCACTTATTGCTGATATTGACCCTAATGACCCCCTGAAGGCCTTTCTGGAGTAA
- the LOC106776119 gene encoding magnesium-chelatase subunit ChlI, chloroplastic — protein sequence MASTLGTSSIALLPSRYFSSSSSSSKPSVHSLSLTSGQSYGRKFYGGIGIHGMKGRSQFSVASVATEVNSVEQNQSTAAKESQRPVYPFAAIVGQDEMKLCLLLNVIDPKIGGVMIMGDRGTGKSTTVRSLVDLLPEIKVVAGDPYNSDPEDPEFMGVEVRERVLQGENLSVVLTKINMVDLPLGATEDRVCGTIDIEKALTEGVKAFEPGLLAKANRGILYVDEVNLLDDHLVDVLLDSAASGWNTVEREGISISHPARFILIGSGNPEEGELRPQLLDRFGMHAQVGTVRDAELRVKIVEERGRFDKNPKEFRDSYKAEQEKLQDQISSARSVLSSVQIDQDLKVKISKVCAELNVDGLRGDIVTNRAAKALAALKGRDKVSAEDIATVIPNCLRHRLRKDPLESIDSGLLVTEKFYEVFS from the exons ATGGCGTCCACGTTGGGCACTTCTTCAATTGCTCTTCTGCCTTCACGctatttctcttcttcttcttcttcttccaagcCTTCcgttcactctctctctctaaccTCAG GGCAGAGCTATGGGCGGAAGTTTTATGGAGGAATTGGAATCCATGGCATGAAGGGAAGGTCTCAGTTCTCAGTTGCCAGTGTTGCCACTGAAGTTAACTCTGTAGAACAG AATCAGAGTACTGCTGCTAAAGAAAGCCAAAGACCAGTATACCCGTTTGCTGCCATAGTTGGACAGGATGAGATGAAACTCTGTCTTCTCCTTAATGTGATTGATCCTAAGATTGGAGGCGTGATGATTATGGGGGACAGGGGAACAGGGAAATCCACAACGGTTCGATCATTGGTTGATTTACTTCCCGAAATCAAGGTTGTTGCTGGTGACCCCTATAACTCAGACCCGGAAGATCCAGAATTCATGGGTGTTGAAGTGAGAGAGCGTGTACTACAAGGAGAAAATCTTTCTGTGGTATTGACGAAAATTAACATGGTTGATTTGCCATTGGGAGCTACAGAAGATAGAGTGTGCGGAACAATTGACATTGAGAAAGCTTTGACTGAGGGTGTCAAGGCATTTGAGCCTGGACTACTGGCTAAAGCTAATAGGGGAATCCTATATGTTGATGAAGTTAACCTTTTGGATGATCACTTGGTGGACGTGTTGTTGGATTCTGCTGCATCAGGATGGAACACAGTGGAGAGAGAGGGAATTTCTATCTCACATCCTGCACGCTTTATCCTAATTGGCTCGGGCAACCCTGAAGAAGGGGAGCTCCGGCCCCAGCTGTTGGATAGGTTTGGAATGCATGCTCAAGTTGGAACTGTCAGGGATGCTGAGCTGAGAGTTAAGATTGTGGAGGAGAGAGGTCGATTTGACAAGAACCCAAAGGAGTTTCGTGATTCGTACAAAGCTGAGCAAGAGAAGCTCCAAGACCAAATATCCTCAGCAAGGAGTGTTCTTTCTTCTGTTCAAATCGATCAAGATCTCAAGGTGAAAATCTCCAAGGTGTGTGCAGAGTTGAATGTGGATGGACTAAGAGGAGACATTGTAACAAACAGGGCTGCAAAAGCTCTTGCTGCTCTGAAGGGAAGAGACAAAGTAAGTGCAGAGGATATTGCTACTGTTATTCCCAACTGCTTGAGACACCGTCTTAGAAAGGATCCCTTGGAGTCAATAGACTCAGGTTTACTTGTCACTGAGAAATTTTATGAGGTTTTTAGCTGA
- the LOC106774544 gene encoding spermidine sinapoyl-CoA acyltransferase, whose product MEQQHKQDQTLSMERIKTLERIVVIPSQPPFLQDHSLPLSQLDTDPNLHLTFRYLRAYTSTASPTSLDPFNVISSSLSNALNQFYPLAATLRRRPTSPHRLELWCAAAQGIPLVRAAADFTLHSVNHLDDPASPLAEQLVPDPGPEEGLEHPCILQVTVFACGGFVLGAAMHHALCDGMGGTLFFNAVAELARGATRMTVETVWERDRLLGPRKPPRVDSPLVDEFLRLEKGVLPYEEGVGGVARECFHVKDECLHMMKRSLLEQSGFNFTVFEALGAYIWRAKVMASGIEGEEKVKFAYSINIRRLVKPAVPGGYWGNGCVPMYVVLSAKELIERPIWETAELIKKSKSNVSDEYVRSYIDYQELHFGDGITAGREVSGFTDWRHLGHSTVDFGWGGPVTVLPLGRNLLGSVEPCFFLPYSTASSQNKEGFKVLVTLRHSALPAFRQAMQVFSATQDHWPSHI is encoded by the exons ATGGAACAACAACATAAACAAGATCAGACATTAAGCATGGAAAGGATCAAAACCTTAGAGCGCATTGTCGTAATCCCTTCCCAGCCTCCCTTCCTTCAGGACCACTCACTCCCTCTCTCCCAACTCGACACCGACCCCAACCTTCACCTCACCTTTCGTTACCTCCGCGCGTACACTTCAACCGCTTCACCTACCTCCCTCGACCCTTTCAACGTCATCTCCTCCTCCCTCTCCAACGCGCTCAACCAATTCTACCCCCTCGCCGCCACACTACGTCGCCGCCCAACCTCCCCCCACCGTCTCGAACTCTGGTGTGCCGCTGCCCAGGGCATCCCCCTCGTCCGCGCCGCCGCCGATTTCACTCTTCACTCCGTCAACCACCTGGACGACCCGGCCTCGCCTCTCGCGGAGCAGTTGGTGCCCGACCCGGGTCCCGAGGAGGGACTGGAACACCCCTGCATACTCCAGGTGACGGTCTTCGCGTGCGGTGGGTTCGTCCTTGGCGCCGCCATGCACCATGCGCTATGCGACGGCATGGGGGGCACTCTGTTCTTCAACGCGGTGGCGGAGCTGGCGCGCGGGGCCACGCGGATGACGGTGGAGACGGTGTGGGAGCGTGATAGGCTTTTGGGTCCCAGAAAGCCGCCGAGAGTGGATTCACCTTTGGTCGATGAGTTTCTGCGTTTGGAAAAAGGGGTTTTGCCGTACGAGGAGGGCGTTGGCGGGGTTGCGAGAGAGTGCTTTCACGTGAAAGATGAGTGCTTGCACATGATGAAGAGATCATTGTTGGAGCAATCCGGGTTCAACTTCACCGTTTTTGAGGCTCTTGGTGCCTACATTTGGAGAGCCAA GGTGATGGCATCTGGAATTGAGGGTGAGGAGAAGGTGAAGTTTGCATACTCAATCAACATACGGAGATTGGTAAAGCCAGCAGTCCCTGGTGGGTATTGGGGCAATGGTTGTGTGCCAATGTACGTAGTGTTGAGTGCGAAGGAGTTGATAGAGAGACCCATCTGGGAAACTGCAGAGCtaataaaaaagagtaaaagcAATGTGAGCGATGAGTATGTGCGGTCTTACATAGATTATCAGGAGCTGCATTTTGGTGATGGGATCACAGCAGGAAGAGAGGTCAGTGGATTCACCGATTGGAGGCATTTGGGCCACTCAACTGTGGACTTTGGGTGGGGAGGCCCAGTTACTGTTTTGCCCCTTGGAAGGAACCTGCTTGGGAGTGTTGAGCCTTGCTTCTTTTTGCCTTATTCAACTGCCTCTTCTCAGAATAAAGAGGGCTTCAAAGTTTTGGTCACTTTGAGACATTCTGCATTACCAGCTTTCAGACAAGCCATGCAAGTCTTTTCCGCAACCCAAGACCACTGGCCCAGTCACATATAG
- the LOC106775096 gene encoding protein IQ-DOMAIN 1 isoform X1: MFILDIFPVGFPEGLSYFEISYFTSRMGSGYWFKTIISLRKSKQGRSKKAKGILAQEKLNASKSNNYTGKESSDLANGIKSENLVSPGVSVETIAATRIQTAFRAYKARKALRRVKGFSKLKILTEGFSVKKQASTAITYLHSWSKIQAEIRDRRICMVTEDRIRRKKLESQLKLEAKLHDLEVEWSGGSATMEEILGKIHQREEAAVKRERAMAYAFSHQWRANSSQSQLLGSYELSKANWGWSWKERWVAARPWESRISGLSVTPEKTHHKQPSKVQKDKNTPPKTPVPVKPSLAIAKGTPPSSNAKGNSKARRLSYPPTAEKTVVQEVQ; the protein is encoded by the exons ATGTTCATTTTGGACATATTCCCCGTTGGTTTTCCAGAG GGCTTATCCTATTTTGAAATAAGTTACTTCACATCAAGAATGGGTTCAGGCTATTGGTTTAAGACAATAATTAGCTTAAGAAAATCAAAACAAGGCAGATCAAAGAAAGCAAAG GGTATCTTAGCTCAAGAGAAACTAAATGCATCAAAGTCAAACAATTATACCGGGAAAGAGTCTAGTGATTTAGCAAATGGTATTAAAAGTGAAAACCTTGTCTCACCTGGGGTGTCAGTTGAAACTATTGCTGCAACAAGGATCCAGACTGCATTCCGAGCTTATAAG GCTAGAAAGGCTTTACGGCGCGTGAAAGGATTTTCAAAACTGAAGATCTTAACAGAGGGTTTCTCTGTTAAAAAGCAAGCCAGTACAGCTATAACATACCTTCACTCATGGAGCAAGATTCAAGCCGAGATCAGAGATCGTCGAATATGTATGGTAACAGAAGACAGGATCAGGAGGAAGAAACTAGAGTCTCAACTAAAACTGGAAGCAAAGCTTCATGATCTGGAG GTTGAATGGTCTGGTGGTTCTGCAACCATGGAGGAAATCCTTGGAAAGATACATCAGAGGGAAGAAGCGGCAGTTAAACGCGAAAGAGCCATGGCATATGCCTTTTCCCATCAG TGGAGGGCCAACTCTAGTCAGAGCCAACTGCTAGGTAGTTATGAACTTAGCAAGGCTAATTGGGGTTGGAGCTGGAAGGAACGGTGGGTTGCTGCTCGGCCTTGGGAAAGCCGCATCTCTGGCTTATCTGTCACCCCAGAGAAAACTCACCATAAGCAGCCAAGTAAGGTTCAGAAGGATAAGAACACACCACCAAAAACTCCTGTACCAGTTAAACCTTCTTTAGCCATTGCAAAAGGGACTCCTCCTTCTTCCAATGCAAAAGGCAATTCAAAAGCTAGGAGATTGTCTTATCCACCGACTGCCGAGAAAACTGTGGTTCAAGAAGTGCAATGA